One Phaseolus vulgaris cultivar G19833 chromosome 2, P. vulgaris v2.0, whole genome shotgun sequence DNA window includes the following coding sequences:
- the LOC137810662 gene encoding methylsterol monooxygenase 2-2-like — MASLVQSSWQFLITHFSEFQLACLGTFFLHESVFFLSGLPYMMLERSRWLSKYKIQGKNNSPAAQEKCISRLILYHFGVNLPVVIISYPLLKRMGMQISLPLPSWKIIFIQIVFYFILEDFIFYWGHRILHTKWLYTTVHSVHHEYATPFGLTSEYAHPAEILFLGFATIIGPVLTGPHLMTLWLWMILRVLETVEVHCGYHFPWSLSNFIPLYGGADFHDYHHRLLYTKSRNYSSTFTYMDRIFGTDTGYTNLKASKKAEAEISSEQKKQH, encoded by the exons ATGGCTTCCTTAGTTCAATCTTCTTGGCAG TTTTTGATCACACATTTCAGCGAATTTCAATTGGCTTGTCTGGGAACTTTCTTTCTAcatgaaagtgttttctttTTGTCTGGACTTCCTTATATGATGCTGGAGAGGTCAAGGTGGCTCAGCAAGTATAAGATTCAG GGAAAAAATAATAGCCCTGCAGCTCAAGAAAAATGTATCAGTCGTTTGATACTGTACCATTTTGGTGTCAATCTACCTGTTGTGATAATTTCCTATCCTTTGCTTAAGCGCATGGGCATGCAGATCAGTCTTCCATTGCCATCCTG GAAAATCATTTTTATCCAAATAGTCTTCTACTTCATATTGGAGGATTTTATATTCTACTGGGGACACAGGATATTACACACAAAATGGTTGTACACCACTGTGCACAGTGTTCACCATGA GTATGCTACACCTTTTGGACTTACCTCTGAATATGCTCATCCTGCTGAGATACTTTTCCTTGGATTTGCTACCATTATTGGTCCTGTTCTTACTGGTCCTCACTTGATGACTCTGTGGCTATGGATGATTTTGAGAGTCCTGGAGACAGTTGAGGTGCATTGCGGTTACCATTTTCCATGGAGTCTTTCAAATTTCATTCCATTGTATGGGGG AGCTGATTTCCATGACTATCATCACCGGTTGCTGTACACCAAGTCAAGAAACTACTCCTCAACCTTCACATACATGGACAG GATTTTCGGAACTGACACAGGGTACACAAACTTGAAGGCATCCAAGAAAGCAGAAGCTGAGATCAGTAGTGAGCAAAAGAAACAACATTGA